The sequence below is a genomic window from Alligator mississippiensis isolate rAllMis1 chromosome 16, rAllMis1, whole genome shotgun sequence.
CGCTGCTTCTCCTCCAAAGTTGCCTGGTCTAGTGCTAAGCCCCTTGTCCACTCCCTCTCTGCCCTCATGGAGATCCCTGCGGCCAACCTTTTCCTGGCTTCCAGCATGGACTCGTGCCTGCAGCTGGTCGCCCAGAAGAACATCAACATCATCCTGCAGCATTACAACTACACTGGGAGGCTGAGCCACCGGCGGTCCCAGGGGGACAGGATGAGCCTTGTCAGCATCCTCGTCATCGTCGTCAGCTGCCTCATCGTGATGGAGaacctgctggtgctgctggccatGTGGAGCATGCGCACCCGCCGCTGGGTCTACTCCTGCATCGCCAGCATCACGGTGAGcgacctgctggcaggagtggCCTACGTCTTCAACCTCTGCCTGTCAGGCAGGAAGACCTTCCAGCTCTCGCCCCAGCTGTGGTTCCTTCGGGAGGGCATCCTCTTCATCGCCCTGGCTGCCTCCATCTTCAGCCTGTTGGTGACGGCCATCGAGCGCTACAGCACCATGGTGCGGCCCATCGCCGAGAGCGAGAGCACCAAGGCCACGCGCTTGCGAGGCTTCATCGTCTCCTTCTGGCTCCTGGCCATCCTCATCGGGCTCTTGCCTCTGTTGGGCTGGAACTGCCTGTGCGACTTCGAcagctgctccaccctgctgcccctctACTCCAAGAAATACGTCATCATCTGCGTCTTCATGTTCAGCATCATCCTGATAGGCATCGTGGGCCTCTACGTTGCCATCTACCGCCTGGTGCGGGCGGCCTCGATGACCCGCCACAGCAACATGCGCTCCCTGCGGCTCCTCAAGACCGTCTTGATCATCCTGGGTGCCTTCATCTTCTGCTGGAGCCCGCTCTTTGCCTTGCTGCTCATTGACGCCTTCTGCAAGCCCCAGGCGTGCAAGCATCCCTACCCGCTGGACTTCGCCCTGGCCATGGCTGTGCTCAACTCAGCCATCAACCCCGTCATCTACTCCTTTCGCAGCGCGGACGTGCGCCGGGCCATCGtgggcctgctgtgctgctgctgcatccgcCTGGGGCTCCGCGGGCCCGGAGACTGCTTGGTCGTCCCCAACATCCACTCGGGCTCCTCCACCGAAAGCTCCCTGCGCTGCCGCGACAGCTTCCGCAGCCCCGTCATATCAAGCCCTCGCCCGCGGGCGCCTCTCTCCAGCAACTCCAGCATGCTGAGCAACCCCTCCAGCATCTGAGGGGGCTTCGCCGAAGGGACGTGACTCGCTCCCGGCTCTGGACTTGCCATGCTTGACCTGGGGGTGGAAAAGAGACAAGCAGGGACTGATGCAGTGGGATTGAGTCTGTAGGAATGACATCCCACGGCTcaggctgggctctgccccaggagGACACGGGAAGCAAACACGTGATTGACCCAGCTGACATGCTTGAGACCACCTTGTACTGGCAAAGGCAGGGCCTGCCCACAATTGGGGGGTGGGCATTGCCCCGGGGTGCGTGACGTGCCTGCATTTATGGAGCTGGCAGGGCTCCGGGGTGATTGCTGTGCTTGGGGTTGGGGGCGAGCTGTTATGCGGTTGGATATATGCAGTGCCCCTGGCTATGAGGTTGCATAACAGGCTggcctgtccctttaagagggggCAGCCAGCCCTGTTGAGCAAAATGCCCTCTGTAGGGGCTGTGCAAAGGCCAGAGGCACACAAGGGACCCCTGCCAGTGTCCGAGACAGGACAACCAGGTTGCGTGTGTGTGCTTGCTTTATTTCAGGACTCTTGTTTTCTAGatgaggactggctgaggagccTCGGGGAGCTAGGACCTGCCTGGAAAAGCCCACGTGCAAGGCAACCCGCTTACACACACACGGGCATTGCACCATGGTGCATCCTGTGTCCACGGCTGGAGAGGtggcgggggtggaggggtggggaatagCATGTTTTCTCCCTTGAAACATCTGCTTTTTTATttccccccaaaaccagctgctggaaattgtggTGCGCCTCataagtgaggaaatatggtaacagcgGTTTGGGCTGCCTGAGCTTCTGCAGGGTGAAAGCAAAAGTCACTCGACACCTGATCCGCAGAACAaggggcaggctctgctccccGCCTCTTgtaaggaaagatcttttttaaaTTCCTTCTGCCTCTCAGAAACAAGGTGCGTGTCTTATTCCGGGGCGTGTTgcatgcaaggaaatatggtagaTGCTCTGCCTGCCgccccagggtgggcacggctgTCTGGGGACTGGGTGTGAACAGCAGGGACGGGGCACCAGGCAGGCACGCTTGGGCCGGATGCCGCACCAGTATCCTGTGGTTAGACAGcgtgagctgcagctgccaggcagacGCAGCTGGGGCATGGCAGGGTAGGGAGCCATCGAGCTACCCCAATCTGTTCCCCAGACCCCTGTACCAGGGGGACGGTGTCTCTGCTTTGGCTGCGGGGAGTTACAACCCCCGTGCCGTACTGGAGCAGGCGCCATGCCAGCCTGAATGGGGTGTCTGCGGTGAATCGCGGGCCAGCTGCACCTCtgtgccctggggcctggcaaaGCTGCAGTGTGGGACAGGGAGTGTCCCGTCACAATAGGCATTGCGGGGCCGGGCATGATGcacggggcggggggagcagcgGCTTCGGGGACACCTCTGGATCAGGGCCACGGGAAGGAAGCAAGCTCcatttcctcttcccttcccgtCCGGCGTAGAGACATTGCGGCTTTCCAGGAACCTTTGGAGAACAGGGTTTTGCAACATGGAGCTTTGCGAAAATCAGTGCAATCGCCCAGCTCCGAGTCGAGCccaaggctgggagaggggtaggTGCCACGTGCTCCGTCAAGGGGGCAGCGTAGCCCTGTCCTACACAAGGGCAAGGCTAGGAGCGAACCCCCCGGTCTCCTGACTCCCAGGGTTTGGCCCCCATGTCCACACCCCTCTCTCCAGAGCAGGAGATGCCCTCCGGGGGTGAGGGCAGCTGCCCACATCCCATTAGGACCCGGCCGTGGCTTCGCAATGTAGCAGGACGCAGCGATGCAGTGACGGGTTTGAGCAGACATTGGGCACAGCTGAGCAGTTATGACGGGGCGGGCGTAGGTGGGCATCAGTGCCGGAAAGACAGAGTGGCACGGGCAGGGCAGGATGGACTGCGGTGGGTACAGCTGTGCTGCGTAGTACCGGAGGGGATGTGGGTGGTCATGGTGCCAAGCAGACACGGGGCACACGGTGGGGATTCGCCCACGGCTCGCAGCGAGGCAGGGGGTGTCCCGTGGTGGAGGAGGGCAACGCGGATCTAATGCAAGCGAGTGCTTTTGTGGGCAACTGTCCCCATCATCCTTGCCTGCGACCAGGGTACAGACCGTCCTGGGAACTGTTCCGGTCTCTTGCTCGCTCttgctttcccttccccactgtgAAAAGAGGAACCTAAACTCCTAACCCCACCAAGGGCACCGTGCCTACCCAAAATAGCACagcccccaggggccctgccttgcctctgggctgcGTGAGCACACGGGGCTGAGCCTGGTGCCCCGGGGAGCCCGGGGGGGCCCCGAATGTTGGGGGGTCTGCAATGAGCCTTTCCAGCAGAGCCTCATGCTCTGGCCCTGTCTGCATTCATGCTCCTCCTGGGAACCAAGGGGGGCTTTCTCCCAGGGCAGTGGAGATGCAGTTAGCTGGGGATAGGGGCCAGCTGTGTCCCGGAAGAGGgaaccccagccagccctcctctgagtcccagccctgccagcttcagctctgcagcctgggctccagccagGGTTGCGCGGGGGGATCGCGACCCTGAGAGCGTTGCATGAGGCGGGGTGAATGGAGGAGCAGGCCTCACTTCCTCTgcccctcatttttttttttgcaaaaatattgaaTTCCACACCTACCTCCAACACTGCCCAGTGGCCTCCACGGCTCACTTGGCAGATCAAAGCACACCAAAAACCCGTTACACAGTTTGCACCGCGTATCTGCACACCCATCTCCATACTCGCACCTCCACCCACTGCCCTACACCCCGTCACACACACTCCATGGAGGGGCTGTGGCACGGGAGTCTCTTCCCAAAGCAGCGGGATGTGGAGCCCTGTCCTCTGAGAAGCAGCGGGAACAGCCCTTCTTGCCCCCACGCTGGGGTAGttatgggggagaggggcaccagGGCTCCCCCAGCAGCTTGGCGGCATCTGCTGTGGCATGGGATAGGCCTGTTTTCCTTTCGGCTACCCCTGGACtccagctccctgtccctgggggtATTGGGGTCTCTCCATCCACCACGTGCCCTGCCAACAGCTGCAGTCCCGTCCTCCTGCGAGACCCACGAACCTCCCACCCCTCCGTCTGCATGAGCCCGTAAGAGATTCCTTCCCTTGGCACGGTGCCTGCAAATCTCTAAACCTTAGCAGCTGTTTAAAGAccctgcaaaaaaacccagctccTTCGACACCCTGAAGCTCGGTGCAGACCCCAACAGCTGGGACAGCGAGGAGGGGAGCACGTGGCCTTTGCAAGGACAGGCGGGGGGgcctggtgtggggctgggatgagTCCTGCAGCCGTGCTGAGCCCTGGCCAAAGGGGTGCTCCAGATCAACCGGTTCCTGGGGGGATAACgggctgcatggcaggagggGGAGTGGAAGAGGGTGGCTCAGACCTGAAGCTGTAAGTCCCATGCCCCGGCCTCCCACGTGGGCACCTGGAGTAAGGGGCCGGGGAAGGAAGTGTCAGAGATGGAAGGAATCGGTGGGGCCTGTCTCCAAACAGCCACGTGCAGCCTGGGGGGAGCCGGAGAAGCAAGGCATGGTACTAATACTGCAGTGCTGTGGGTTTGAGTCTCTGCCACTGACGCGCTGCATGACCTTGGCCAAGACACTTAGCACGAGGGAAGTCCCAGGCAGGATGGAGGTGCTCATCTCCGCTGGATAGGACTGGGATCCTATGCACGCCCAGCACCCATTGGGATGCTTCTGTGGCTTGCCACGGAAACCAGGCAAAACCCAGCAGCCCGGATATGGGTTTGAGGAGCAAGATCCTGAGCCCCAGGGGGTGAGACCCCGAGCCACTGGACAGCCgttccctgccctgtccccagggGACTGCGGCTCAGATCTGCCCCGTGgctgaggagccaggccaggggtGCCAGCTGCGGGGGCACAAGGGGAAGCTGGGAGCACCCCGTGGCagtgccctgctctgtgccctggaggAGGCTCCGTGGCCTCTGGCGCCTCCTGGCGAGTTTGTTCTGTTCcttcctgcagctcctgctcttgcGTAGGTCTGTGGAGCGAGGGGCAACTCCTGGTCCGGTTGCAGTCCAGCGATGCCCCCTCCTTCACACGCCCAGCGGGGCAGGGCATCAGCTTCAAGGGGTGCTCATcaccacccaggctgggctgaAGGAGGGACTCTCCATCTGCTCCTGGCAGTTTAGGGCCCGTGACCTGCAGTTCTGATCCCATTCTgccgtgggcaggggctggggtctgtgccccagGAGCCAGGCCTTGGACACCGCGGCGTGATGACGCTCTTCCGAGTGGTCGTTCTGCAAATGCAAATCTCCCCTGTTAAAAATGCACGGGGCAGAAAGATTTGCACCGCAGGGCATCTCGGGAACGCAGCCCAGCAGCCGAAAAGGGAGGTGGCGGGGGCTCAGGTCCTTGAGAGTCCCACCCTTATCCCCATTCTGCAGACCTGGAAACAGAGGCGGGAGACTGAAGTCACACAAGGGGATGGTGATTACATTTTGAAAACCCACTGGACCGCACTATAAATTGGATTGGAAATTAGATATTTATTTGAATGAATGCCCCAACCTTTATcccctgggtgactctcagcatctccgggagatttatatctaattcctggcaTCATCCAGCCCCAAATGATGCCTTGCTAAGCTACATCCATCCAGCACCGGATGATGCCACACCGCAGCCCTAAGCTATGTCCAGCTT
It includes:
- the S1PR4 gene encoding sphingosine 1-phosphate receptor 4; translated protein: MEIPAANLFLASSMDSCLQLVAQKNINIILQHYNYTGRLSHRRSQGDRMSLVSILVIVVSCLIVMENLLVLLAMWSMRTRRWVYSCIASITVSDLLAGVAYVFNLCLSGRKTFQLSPQLWFLREGILFIALAASIFSLLVTAIERYSTMVRPIAESESTKATRLRGFIVSFWLLAILIGLLPLLGWNCLCDFDSCSTLLPLYSKKYVIICVFMFSIILIGIVGLYVAIYRLVRAASMTRHSNMRSLRLLKTVLIILGAFIFCWSPLFALLLIDAFCKPQACKHPYPLDFALAMAVLNSAINPVIYSFRSADVRRAIVGLLCCCCIRLGLRGPGDCLVVPNIHSGSSTESSLRCRDSFRSPVISSPRPRAPLSSNSSMLSNPSSI